The window TAAGGAAATCTTCATTTATACAACCCTATCGATTAAACTAGACATCCATTTAGAAGAATAAAGGAAGAGGCTGGCCGTTTTCGGTCAGCCTGATTCCTATTTATTTACATAATTCCTCGATATCGCGGATGACATGATCGACTTCGTCCCATGAATGAATCGATGCTCCAGCTGCAAGTGGGTGACCCCCACCTTTATACTTTTTAGCAACTCCATTGATAACTGGACCTTTTGAACGAAGTCTAACGCGGATTTGGTCATCCTCTTCAATGAAGAAAACCCAAGCCACAATTCCTTCTACATTACCTAAAACGCTTACTAATAGAGATGCTTCTGAAACTCTCGCATCAAATTTTTGTAGTAGCTCTTTCGATAAAATCATCGAGGCGACACCTGTTGGTCTTGCCACAAAATTTTGCAGTACGTATCCATTTAACTTCACAATATTTGGCTTAAGTTCATACATCTTATCGTAAAGCTCTGTTCGGGAAAATTTGTAATGAATCAGTTCTCCTGCATATAAAAATGTCTTATCCGTTGTACTTGGATAAAGAAATCTTCCAGTGTCTCCAACAATTCCAGCATATAGAAGTCTTGCCGCTGCATCATTTATAGTTAAACCTTGTTCCTTTGCCAACTCATAAATCATTTCACTTGTTGAGCTAGAACTTGTTTCGACCCATACGATATCACCATATGGATCTTCATTTGGATGATGGTCTATTTTGATCAACATATCCCCTGTGTTGTATCTCTGATCACAAATTCTTTCTTCATTTGCTGTATCACATACAATAACGAGTGCACCATTATATGTTTCTTGAGGGATAGAATCGAGCCTTCGTAAAAATTGGAGCGATACCTCTTCCTTGCCAACAGCATATATTTGTTTTTCAGGATAGTTTGCTTGCAGTAGTTCAACTAGTCCACATTGGGATCCATAAGCATCAGGATCAGGACGGACGTGTCGATGTACGATAATTGTTTCATACTTGCTTATAGCTTCTAGTATTTTTCCCTTCATAACTGACTCCTTTATATGAAAATTCAAAATTTATAGCTTGATAATGGTATTTTGCCTGAAAGATAGCTAAAATAGGAAGAGATTATCAATGCTTGGAGGAAAGTAAAAATGCCGATTCTTGTTTTTTTGATTGTATTCTCCCTTGCCCTATTTCTTTTTTATAAAACAAAATATTTCCGTTCCCATCGCCCTGCTGAACGAAATTGGCTTTCTGCAAAATCAGGTATTACGCTTGGACTTTTTGTTGGTCTGTTTGGAATTAACCAACTTTTCTTATTCCATACGACAGTTACTTATGTGGTTTCAGCCCTTTTTATCATCATTGGCAGCCTTAGTGTGCTTAATGGAATAAAAGCGTATAAGTTTTATCTGCCTTATGCACGACAAGAAGCTGAAGAATGGAGTCATAAATAACAAATTAATCTTTGTCGATAGGATATGTTATGAAGCTGATCTATAAGTTCAAATAGATTAGCTTTTATTAACTTCGATCAATCAACTGACACATCATCAATGCTTTTCCCACTAAAACTCCATCATTATAAATCTCTACATCCACTTTACCAAACTTCCGACCAACATCTAGTATTTTGGGACAAACTTCAAGTGTACTTTCAATTTGGACCGGCTTTAGATAGTAAATGGTCATATTTTCAACAACCAAATCACCTTTTTTTGAGCTTCTCAAGACTCTATTGGACGCTTCCGTCACAATCGTTGCTAACACTCCATAAGAGATTGTTCCAAGATGATTGGTCATTTGCGGGGTAACCTGACATCGATAAACCTCTTCTCCTTTTGGTTTTCCTTGAATAAGGGTGAGTTGGCTTGTCACTGTATCATCAATTGTTTCCCCAACCTGAG of the Bacillus sp. 1NLA3E genome contains:
- a CDS encoding DHH family phosphoesterase; translated protein: MKGKILEAISKYETIIVHRHVRPDPDAYGSQCGLVELLQANYPEKQIYAVGKEEVSLQFLRRLDSIPQETYNGALVIVCDTANEERICDQRYNTGDMLIKIDHHPNEDPYGDIVWVETSSSSTSEMIYELAKEQGLTINDAAARLLYAGIVGDTGRFLYPSTTDKTFLYAGELIHYKFSRTELYDKMYELKPNIVKLNGYVLQNFVARPTGVASMILSKELLQKFDARVSEASLLVSVLGNVEGIVAWVFFIEEDDQIRVRLRSKGPVINGVAKKYKGGGHPLAAGASIHSWDEVDHVIRDIEELCK
- a CDS encoding YtpI family protein — encoded protein: MPILVFLIVFSLALFLFYKTKYFRSHRPAERNWLSAKSGITLGLFVGLFGINQLFLFHTTVTYVVSALFIIIGSLSVLNGIKAYKFYLPYARQEAEEWSHK